Proteins found in one Patescibacteria group bacterium genomic segment:
- a CDS encoding glycosyltransferase family 4 protein, whose translation MKLIIISQKVDINDDNLGFFHYWLEKFAGKLEKVYVVCLSKGKHNLPENVLVYSLGKEKSYSKLRQLFRLQKFLFKNLKEVDGVFVHMCPIYAITSFPLVKIFRKKMILWYLHKSVNWKLKLAEKLVDKILTASKESCRLKSRKKIEIVGHGVDVEVFKPSYNIDDMDLDATAENRKFKILSAGRIAPVKDQETLIRAADILVNQKNIKNIKVQILGTPLENHEKEYFEQLRNLIQEKKLEEYIKFSGSIPYNKMPEYYQDSDLVINLSHTGSIDKVVLEAMASGCLILTCNEAFKSMLSNQYLFQKKNPQELAEKIINLKSAKKDRKLREIVVENYNLNVLIKKIIQKFNV comes from the coding sequence ATGAAGCTTATAATCATAAGTCAAAAAGTGGATATCAATGACGATAATCTTGGATTTTTTCATTATTGGTTGGAAAAATTTGCAGGTAAACTTGAAAAAGTTTATGTGGTTTGTCTTTCAAAAGGTAAACATAATTTACCAGAAAATGTTTTAGTTTATTCTTTAGGTAAAGAAAAAAGTTATTCCAAGTTAAGACAACTTTTCAGATTACAGAAATTTCTTTTCAAAAATCTCAAAGAAGTTGATGGTGTTTTTGTTCATATGTGTCCTATTTATGCAATAACTTCTTTTCCTTTAGTTAAGATTTTCAGAAAAAAAATGATTCTTTGGTATCTTCATAAATCAGTGAACTGGAAGTTGAAATTGGCTGAAAAATTAGTAGATAAAATTTTAACTGCTTCCAAAGAAAGTTGTCGTTTAAAAAGTAGGAAGAAAATTGAAATTGTAGGACATGGAGTAGATGTGGAAGTTTTTAAGCCCAGTTACAATATAGATGACATGGACTTGGATGCAACTGCTGAGAATAGAAAATTCAAGATTTTATCTGCAGGAAGAATAGCTCCGGTTAAAGACCAAGAAACATTAATCAGAGCAGCTGATATTTTGGTAAATCAAAAAAACATTAAAAACATTAAAGTACAAATTCTTGGTACTCCTTTAGAAAATCACGAAAAAGAATATTTTGAACAATTAAGAAATCTTATTCAAGAAAAGAAGCTCGAAGAATATATTAAATTTTCAGGAAGTATTCCTTACAATAAAATGCCAGAATATTATCAAGATTCTGATCTAGTTATAAATCTAAGCCACACGGGAAGTATTGATAAAGTGGTATTAGAAGCCATGGCCTCAGGTTGCTTGATTTTAACTTGTAATGAGGCATTTAAAAGCATGCTCTCGAATCAATATTTGTTTCAAAAGAAGAATCCCCAAGAGTTAGCCGAAAAAATTATTAACTTAAAAAGTGCAAAAAAAGATAGAAAATTAAGAGAAATAGTAGTGGAAAATTATAATTTGAATGTTTTAATTAAAAAAATTATCCAAAAATTTAATGTGTAG
- a CDS encoding SMR family transporter, translated as MSFSTILALLVSVITASTAQIFLKKGVLNLTNLNLSFSGLLKLFVSIFQNKWLFLGSSLFVFSFVFYLFVLSKLQLNLAYPVMVSAGIILVAIGSWTFFQEQVSQWQVLGISLIILGIFLLFPKI; from the coding sequence ATGTCTTTTTCAACTATCTTAGCTCTTCTGGTGTCTGTAATAACTGCTAGCACAGCCCAGATTTTTTTAAAAAAAGGGGTTTTAAATCTGACTAATTTAAACTTGTCTTTTTCTGGCCTTTTAAAGCTGTTTGTTTCTATTTTTCAGAACAAATGGCTTTTTTTAGGATCTTCGTTATTTGTTTTTAGCTTTGTTTTTTATCTTTTTGTTCTTTCTAAGCTTCAGTTAAATTTAGCTTATCCAGTCATGGTTAGTGCTGGAATCATATTAGTCGCTATTGGTTCTTGGACCTTCTTTCAAGAGCAAGTTTCTCAGTGGCAAGTTTTAGGAATCTCTCTAATCATTTTGGGCATATTTTTATTATTTCCTAAAATTTAA
- a CDS encoding glycosyltransferase family 4 protein, protein MKKVLFLGVTNYDFKESSPLHLKAKFLGLSRDIEPYILARGRPFHKKIWNSEFYLLPYSIFWLFAFFIAFYICLNKKIDVIIAQSPLIEGLTGSILKNIFKKQLIVEIHGDWERGPFLSKKRRFEFFQKKFIPVLARISFKNADKIRGVANYLIEEAKKIASDKRYFSFSTFTDLELFLNEKNTRYDKFILFVGQLEKVKGIDVLVKAFSEIEKEFFDFKLIIIGDGKERQNLKNLSSKLRIREKVEFRGKLSLEETKNIMKNCYFLVLPSLSEGLPRVLMEAMALKKPVMASNVGGIPEIVKNSENGFLFEKGNTKDLVEKMKILLKNKNLVEKIGVVGNRFVIEKFSNEKYIKSYISMINA, encoded by the coding sequence ATGAAAAAGGTCTTATTCCTCGGTGTAACCAATTATGACTTTAAAGAATCTTCTCCTTTGCATCTTAAAGCAAAGTTTTTAGGATTGAGCAGGGATATTGAACCATATATTCTGGCTCGGGGCAGACCTTTTCATAAAAAAATCTGGAACAGTGAATTTTATCTCTTGCCATATAGCATTTTCTGGTTATTTGCTTTTTTTATTGCTTTTTACATCTGTCTGAATAAAAAGATTGATGTAATTATAGCTCAATCACCTTTAATAGAGGGATTAACAGGTTCGATCTTAAAAAACATTTTCAAAAAACAGTTGATTGTTGAGATTCACGGGGACTGGGAAAGGGGACCATTTCTTTCAAAAAAAAGAAGATTTGAATTTTTTCAAAAGAAATTCATTCCTGTTTTAGCCAGGATTAGTTTTAAAAACGCTGACAAGATAAGAGGAGTTGCAAATTATTTAATTGAAGAAGCAAAAAAAATTGCTTCTGATAAAAGATATTTTTCATTTTCAACTTTTACTGATTTGGAATTGTTTTTAAATGAAAAAAATACTAGATATGATAAATTTATTCTTTTTGTTGGGCAATTGGAAAAAGTAAAAGGAATAGATGTTTTAGTCAAAGCCTTTAGTGAAATTGAGAAAGAATTCTTTGATTTTAAACTTATAATTATTGGTGATGGAAAAGAAAGACAGAATTTAAAAAACTTAAGCTCAAAACTAAGAATTAGAGAAAAAGTAGAATTTCGAGGAAAATTATCTTTAGAAGAAACAAAGAATATAATGAAAAACTGTTATTTTTTAGTTCTACCTTCTTTGTCAGAGGGTTTGCCAAGAGTTTTAATGGAGGCCATGGCTTTAAAAAAACCAGTTATGGCAAGTAATGTGGGTGGAATTCCAGAAATAGTGAAAAATAGTGAAAACGGATTTTTATTTGAAAAAGGAAATACAAAAGATTTAGTTGAAAAAATGAAAATTCTGTTAAAAAACAAGAATCTGGTTGAAAAAATAGGAGTTGTGGGAAACAGATTTGTTATTGAAAAATTTTCAAATGAAAAATATATTAAGAGCTATATTTCAATGATAAATGCTTGA